From a region of the Sander lucioperca isolate FBNREF2018 chromosome 8, SLUC_FBN_1.2, whole genome shotgun sequence genome:
- the mphosph8 gene encoding M-phase phosphoprotein 8 isoform X3, protein MAEVKAKKEAEAKKIVVSKPLPAKSDVFDADSESESEGKDHPTEEAIKKKKKTKVREKEEEPPPKEKKKKKKKDRRKEEFRPLPAPETDEEEEEEEEEEDEEKALTPPSPPKEKKTDSKKRLVDSEEEDDEPVPSKKHKKEKGKDGGKHKKEKGEEGKKKKGKKERKTETSEDEAAAPLEDDLSLSESPMDDAASTDTAVKSAEKARLDDKGKQKKGKWEVKLQGIKDLIHDKKSKKPDATQKESSLQKLKNLTSKVKEDAALHSDSSDSSTLHKKAKSKGQESTPAPPKVPSSSTSSSSSSSSVTAASSTKLKEDEVAKEEVLGQKDATASTNLFEKFLLNCEAKDRAPRRPQVHQPAAEKISSKPTKLIGKIEKIPKTTKESPAQKPEPEKMEKTKQSDVSRPGQSYGFSLDSDEREAEESTAMQKPGEDSRERKERPEEAQRPSWERKTPTEDRRKRREDSEPRLFMACDDGQDNQDPPEGADKSDKGPATLSLGMDLNLDWMTLDDFQKHLNGEDEILSGPPLSPSELRDAVKSGDYMAVKLALNSKEDYNLDQEACTIDETRSFEGERRLIEERSSSDALRLTSNLDSARNEEGTPRVKDNIPQDLDCPKDGEKMPSCLVNTEQVTLRENEKVQTGGKDITESKNAACDSTTKQESQGKEGPKQAKENAMSDDTNGGLSSKMSLHFDYSNLNRNAEGMLTGDDDKMEPKGVANEQRSHGEANDSSDEAEHVMAGHSDGTDQVLSESGTKEIPKRRGRKSVDNKQPTRSSSRTCKKVFETIPSTVGDERKETGKKHFCLYCKMAFTQLAKHLEKKHAEEIDVAHAIHFPKGSKVRQSMLDQIRNKGDYEHNCQVLKSGEGEIVTKKQVKNPSVSVRDFLPCQHCFAFYRKTDLWRHERSCKARKGDQKPSDGTKRSRVHSAASRLLPMSEFLTGGCEEIIHIMHQDDISRHIRNDPLICKYGNALSAKYDHDKSQFAYIAQKMRELGRFVVAVNEIDKSVKYLHEICLPSKFELAVEGAKKASGFDPSSSKFKTFSLVTKIGYSLKRAAEIAFGESRMTEDSETESEVKKFIQLLDTKWSECFSRKALALSLKQEVKKVEVDKSTVTEDLIKLHKFITGEEEEARKELKESPNLSTWKKLSEATLADVCLFNRGRVGNIGRMLLQTYTCKKSRGTFVPSADQIRKSTKLELDLGSNFTRLELEGQYGRNMLVMLTERMVLSIDLLIENREQAGVSKTNPYLFARTEGPSFIRGLDCFRRSAMECGVKNPEALLSSSLREQIASCWQLMSLSEGEVDQVAKLLGKSNEECYSLSKNASQLEEVSKQLLKMDRTLPSDSPSTASDGTVQKATLKRRPWNEREQAAVKRYLSEFITGLKVPGKKECNACIAAEPDLGGRSWTDVKNYVHNTLQTIRRRNNQHTSEGNVNVSPMDPKAGVQTTEKDLEDSNIVCSLTTVHPDHLRESSHCCMTMAPTNFPQEITSTYTSLCSTGANMIHTGQPLISTFTPLNATDTQVVPTFTPHNTTNALMPPPYTSENNIIMPLSPSYTQNATIMPPSSVYIPQDTTGSTMIPNFATFTAPSTSMVPTFTSAPMVPEFSALNDRSRPIISSFTPLNHSSAPAYPTGPSPCRAPTTAQVVPTIHRPSVLDRTPLVQEAISAAGKGVTPAVKPQKRNKRLWSEEEQAAVRRQFGDFCKLVKVPGKKDCDACLAAEPALNTRTWREVKYFVHNSIQSMKRRGHVVATKQSGGQEPETHNNPNTDWDGPVYLSL, encoded by the exons ATGGCTGAGGTCAAGGCCAAGAAAGAGGCAGAAGCCAAGAAGATTGTGGTAAGT AAACCGCTGCCTGCAAAGAGTGACGTGTTTGATGCCGACTCCGAGAGTGAAAGTGAGGGCAAAGACCATCCAACTGAGGAGGCcatcaagaaaaagaaaaagacaaaagtcCGGGAAAAAGAGGAGGAACCACCtccaaaagagaaaaagaagaagaagaagaaagacagaCGGAAGGAGGAGTTCAGGCCTCTACCGGCACCCGAGacagatgaagaagaagaagaagaagaagaagaagaagacgaggAGAAAGCCCTGACTCCACCCTCTCCTCCCAAGGAGAAGAAGACTGATTCAAAAAAGCGTTTGGTTGACTCTGAAGAGGAGGACGACGAGCCTGTTCCCTCCAAAAAACACAAGAAGGAAAAGGGGAAAGACGGAGGAAAGCATAAGAAAGAAaagggagaggaggggaagaaaaagaaagggaaGAAGGAAAGGAAGACGGAAACGTCTGAAGACGAGGCCGCTGCACCACTAGAAGACGACCTGAGCTTGTCAGAGTCCCcgatggacgatgctgcatcgacgGATACCGCGGTAAAGTCAGCTGAAAAAGCCCGTTTGGACGACAAAGGCAAACAAAAGAAAGGGAAGTGGGAAGTAAAGCTGCAGGGCATTAAGGACCTCATCCATGACAAAAAGAGCAAAAAGCCAGACGCCACGCAGAAAGAAAGCAGCCTCCAGAAACTAAAGAACCTCACCTCTAAAGTCAAAGAGGACGCTGCTCTACATTCAGACTCCAGTGATAGCTCCACCCTACATAAGAAGGCCAAGAGCAAAGGGCAGGAGAGCACGCCAGCACCACCCAAAGTCCCGTCTTCCTCCACATCCTCTTCGTCCTCCTCGTCCTCTGTCACAGCAGCTAGCAGCACCAAGCTGAAGGAGGATGAGGTGGCTAAAGAGGAGGTATTGGGGCAGAAAGATGCCACGGCCTCCACTAATTTATTTGAAAAGTTCTTGTTAAACTGCGAGGCCAAGGACCGGGCCCCCCGCAGGCCGCAAGTGCATCAGCCTGCCGCAGAGAAGATCAGCAGCAAACCCACAAAG CTAATAGGAAAGATTGAGAAGATCCCCAAGACAACCAAAGAGTCTCCAGCTCAGAAACCAGAACCTGAGAAGATGGAGAAGACCAAGCAATCAGATG TCTCCAGACCCGGCCAGAGTTACGGCTTCAGCCTGGACAGTGACGAGAGGGAGGCAGAAGAGTCTACAGCAATGCAGAAGCCGGGAGAGGATTCccgggagaggaaggagaggccAGAGGAGGCGCAGCGGCCCAGCTGGGAGAGGAAGACCCCAACAGAggacaggaggaagaggagagaggacagtgaGCCCAGACTCTTCATGGCATGTGATGACGGTCAGGACAACCAGGACCCACCAGAGGGCGCTGACAAATCTG ACAAAGGCCCAGCCACTTTGAGTCTAGGAATGGACCTCAACCTGGACTGGATGACTCTGGACGACTTCCAGAAACATCTGAACGGGGAAGATGAGATCCTGTCAGGTCCACCGTTATCACCCA GTGAGTTGCGGGATGCTGTGAAAAGTGGAGATTACATGGCTGTGAAATTGGCACTTAATTCCAAAGAGGACTACAATCTGGACCAAGAG GCTTGTACTATTGATGAGACGAGGTCATTTGAAGGAGAGAGGCGCTTGATTGAAGAGAGAAGTTCGAGCGATGCTCTTAGGTTGACTTCTAACCTTGACAGTGCAAGAAATGAAGAGGGTACTCCAAGAGTAAAAGACAATATCCCACAAGATTTGGATTGTCCAAAAGATGGCGAAAAAATGCCAAGCTGCCTTGTAAACACTGAGCAAGTGACACTGAGGGAAAATGAAAAGGTCCAAACAGGTGGAAAGGATATAACTGAATCCAAAAACGCTGCTTGTGATTCAACTACCAAACAGGAAAGTCAAGGAAAAGAAGGTCCGAAGCAAGCAAAGGAAAACGCAATGTCAGACGACACAAATGGTGGTTTATCAAGTAAAATGAGTTTGCACTTTGATTATTCCAATCTAAACAGAAATGCAGAAGGGATGCTGACAGGGGACGATGACAAAATGGAACCAAAGGGCGTAGCTAACGAGCAAAGGTCCCATGGGGAAGCAAATGACTCAAGTGATGAGGCAGAGCATGTGATGGCAGGTCACTCAGATGGTACAGATCAAGTTCTGTCTGAGTCGGGCACAAAGGAGATTCCTAAAAGGCGCGGCAGGAAATCTGTGGACAACAAACAACCAACACGATCCAGTTCAAGGACCTGTAAGAAAGTGTTTGAAACAATACCTAGCACAGTGGGTGACGAGAGAAAAGAGACAGGAAAAAAGCACTTCTGTTTATATTGCAAAATGGCTTTTACCCAACTTGCAAAGCACTTAGAAAAGAAACATGCAGAGGAAATAGATGTTGCCCATGCAATACACTTTCCCAAAGGTTCCAAAGTTAGACAGTCTATGCTTGACCAAATTCGCAATAAAGGAGATTATGAACATAATTGCCAAGTTCTCAAAAGTGGCGAGGGGGAAATTGTGACCAAGAAACAGGTTAAAAATCCCAGCGTATCGGTTCGTGACTTTCTGCCTTGCCAGCACTGTTTTGCTTTTTATCGGAAAACTGATTTATGGAGACATGAGCGGTCATGTAAGGCCAGAAAAGGAGATCAGAAACCCTCTGACGGGACAAAAAGAAGCAGAGTCCACAGTGCTGCCTCCCGGCTGCTTCCAATGTCCGAGTTCTTAACTGGAGGCTGTGAGGAAATTATTCACATCATGCATCAAGATGACATCTCGAGGCACATCAGAAATGACCCACTTATTTGTAAATATGGCAATGCGTTGTCTGCTAAGTATGACCATGACAAGTCCCAGTTTGCTTATATTGCACAAAAGATGAGGGAACTGGGTAGATTCGTGGTGGCTGTAAATGAGATAGACAAGAGTGTGAAGTACTTGCATGAAATATGTCTACCATCCAAATTTGAATTAGCCGTTGAAGGGGCCAAAAAAGCTAGTGGTTTTGACCCCAGTTCCAGTAAGTTTAAAACCTTTTCCCTTGTCACAAAGATCGGCTACTCTTTGAAACGAGCTGCAGAAATAGCTTTTGGGGAAAGTCGCATGACAGAGGACAGTGAAACTGAAAGTGAAGTGAAAAAGTTCATACAACTTCTTGATACAAAATGGAGTGAGTGTTTTTCTCGCAAAGCTCTTGCATTATCTCTAAAGCAAGAAGTCAAGAAAGTGGAAGTAGACAAATCAACTGTGACAGAAGATTTGATAAAACTCCACAAGTTTATCACaggggaagaagaggaagctAGGAAGGAGTTGAAAGAAAGTCCTAATTTGTCAACATGGAAAAAGCTCAGCGAGGCCACTCTGGcagatgtgtgtctgtttaacaGAGGAAGGGTAGGAAATATTGGTAGAATGCTCTTGCAAACTTACACTTGCAAAAAGAGTAGGGGTACATTTGTGCCCTCTGCCGATCAAATAAGGAAAAGCACAAAATTGGAGCTTGACCTTGGTAGCAATTTCACCAGGTTAGAACTAGAGGGTCAGTATGGGAGGAACATGCTGGTTATGCTAACAGAAAGGATGGTTTTGTCAATCGACTTACTCATTGAAAATCGAGAACAGGCGGGTGTGTCGAAAACAAACCCATACCTGTTTGCACGGACTGAAGGTCCATCCTTCATCAGAGGATTGGATTGTTTCCGAAGGTCTGCAATGGAATGTGGAGTTAAAAACCCAGAAGCACTTTTGTCCTCATCGTTAAGAGAGCAAATTGCCAGCTGCTGGCAGCTAATGAGCCTCAGTGAAGGCGAAGTGGATCAAGTGGCCAAGCTGTTAGGAAAGAGCAACGAGGAGTGTTACAGCCTCTCAAAAAATGCATCACAGCTGGAGGAAGTGAGCAAACAACTTCTCAAGATGGATCGAACACTGCCATCAGATTCACCCAGCACTGCAAGTGATG GAACTGTGCAGAAGGCCACTTTAAAGAGAAGACCTTGGAATGAGAGGGAGCAGGCTGCAGTGAAGCGTTACTTGAGTGAATTTATCACTGGGCTGAAGGTTCCAGGCAAAAAGGAGTGCAATGCTTGCATAGCTGCTGAACCAGATCTTGGTGGAAGATCTTGGACGGATGTCAAAAACTATGTACACAATACTCTACAgacgataagaaggagaaataACCAGCATACGTCTGAAGGGAATGTAAATGTGAGTCCAATGGATCCAAAAGCTGGAGTGCAAACCACAGAGAAAGATTTGGAAGACTCAAACATCGTCTGTAGTCTGACAACAGTGCATCCAGATCACCTGAGGGAAAGTTCACATTGTTGTATGACAATGGCTCCAACCAACTTCCCCCAAGAGATCACTTCAACTTATACATCCTTGTGTTCTACTGGTGCAAACATGATCCATACAGGTCAACCGTTGATTTCTACTTTCACACCATTGAATGCCACGGATACACAAGTGGTTCCTACATTTACTCCACACAACACTACAAATGCACTAATGCCTCCTCCTTACACATCAGAGAACAACATAATTATGCCATTGTCTCCGTCTTATACGCAGAATGCCACAATTATGCCACCATCTTCTGTGTATATACCCCAGGACACTACAGGTTCAACAATGATTCCTAATTTTGCCACCTTTACTGCTCCAAGCACGTCAATGGTTCCTACATTCACAAGTGCACCAATGGTCCCTGAATTCTCAGCACTAAATGACAGAAGTAGGCCTATCATTTCTTCATTCACACCTCTGAACCATTCAAGTGCACCAGCTTACCCCACAGGCCCTTCACCATGTAGGGCCC
- the mphosph8 gene encoding M-phase phosphoprotein 8 isoform X4 has protein sequence MAEVKAKKEAEAKKIVKPLPAKSDVFDADSESESEGKDHPTEEAIKKKKKTKVREKEEEPPPKEKKKKKKKDRRKEEFRPLPAPETDEEEEEEEEEEDEEKALTPPSPPKEKKTDSKKRLVDSEEEDDEPVPSKKHKKEKGKDGGKHKKEKGEEGKKKKGKKERKTETSEDEAAAPLEDDLSLSESPMDDAASTDTAVKSAEKARLDDKGKQKKGKWEVKLQGIKDLIHDKKSKKPDATQKESSLQKLKNLTSKVKEDAALHSDSSDSSTLHKKAKSKGQESTPAPPKVPSSSTSSSSSSSSVTAASSTKLKEDEVAKEEVLGQKDATASTNLFEKFLLNCEAKDRAPRRPQVHQPAAEKISSKPTKLIGKIEKIPKTTKESPAQKPEPEKMEKTKQSDVSRPGQSYGFSLDSDEREAEESTAMQKPGEDSRERKERPEEAQRPSWERKTPTEDRRKRREDSEPRLFMACDDGQDNQDPPEGADKSDKGPATLSLGMDLNLDWMTLDDFQKHLNGEDEILSGPPLSPSELRDAVKSGDYMAVKLALNSKEDYNLDQEACTIDETRSFEGERRLIEERSSSDALRLTSNLDSARNEEGTPRVKDNIPQDLDCPKDGEKMPSCLVNTEQVTLRENEKVQTGGKDITESKNAACDSTTKQESQGKEGPKQAKENAMSDDTNGGLSSKMSLHFDYSNLNRNAEGMLTGDDDKMEPKGVANEQRSHGEANDSSDEAEHVMAGHSDGTDQVLSESGTKEIPKRRGRKSVDNKQPTRSSSRTCKKVFETIPSTVGDERKETGKKHFCLYCKMAFTQLAKHLEKKHAEEIDVAHAIHFPKGSKVRQSMLDQIRNKGDYEHNCQVLKSGEGEIVTKKQVKNPSVSVRDFLPCQHCFAFYRKTDLWRHERSCKARKGDQKPSDGTKRSRVHSAASRLLPMSEFLTGGCEEIIHIMHQDDISRHIRNDPLICKYGNALSAKYDHDKSQFAYIAQKMRELGRFVVAVNEIDKSVKYLHEICLPSKFELAVEGAKKASGFDPSSSKFKTFSLVTKIGYSLKRAAEIAFGESRMTEDSETESEVKKFIQLLDTKWSECFSRKALALSLKQEVKKVEVDKSTVTEDLIKLHKFITGEEEEARKELKESPNLSTWKKLSEATLADVCLFNRGRVGNIGRMLLQTYTCKKSRGTFVPSADQIRKSTKLELDLGSNFTRLELEGQYGRNMLVMLTERMVLSIDLLIENREQAGVSKTNPYLFARTEGPSFIRGLDCFRRSAMECGVKNPEALLSSSLREQIASCWQLMSLSEGEVDQVAKLLGKSNEECYSLSKNASQLEEVSKQLLKMDRTLPSDSPSTASDGTVQKATLKRRPWNEREQAAVKRYLSEFITGLKVPGKKECNACIAAEPDLGGRSWTDVKNYVHNTLQTIRRRNNQHTSEGNVNVSPMDPKAGVQTTEKDLEDSNIVCSLTTVHPDHLRESSHCCMTMAPTNFPQEITSTYTSLCSTGANMIHTGQPLISTFTPLNATDTQVVPTFTPHNTTNALMPPPYTSENNIIMPLSPSYTQNATIMPPSSVYIPQDTTGSTMIPNFATFTAPSTSMVPTFTSAPMVPEFSALNDRSRPIISSFTPLNHSSAPAYPTGPSPCRAPTTAQVVPTIHRPSVLDRTPLVQEAISAAGKGVTPAVKPQKRNKRLWSEEEQAAVRRQFGDFCKLVKVPGKKDCDACLAAEPALNTRTWREVKYFVHNSIQSMKRRGHVVATKQSGGQEPETHNNPNTDWDGPVYLSL, from the exons ATGGCTGAGGTCAAGGCCAAGAAAGAGGCAGAAGCCAAGAAGATTGTG AAACCGCTGCCTGCAAAGAGTGACGTGTTTGATGCCGACTCCGAGAGTGAAAGTGAGGGCAAAGACCATCCAACTGAGGAGGCcatcaagaaaaagaaaaagacaaaagtcCGGGAAAAAGAGGAGGAACCACCtccaaaagagaaaaagaagaagaagaagaaagacagaCGGAAGGAGGAGTTCAGGCCTCTACCGGCACCCGAGacagatgaagaagaagaagaagaagaagaagaagaagacgaggAGAAAGCCCTGACTCCACCCTCTCCTCCCAAGGAGAAGAAGACTGATTCAAAAAAGCGTTTGGTTGACTCTGAAGAGGAGGACGACGAGCCTGTTCCCTCCAAAAAACACAAGAAGGAAAAGGGGAAAGACGGAGGAAAGCATAAGAAAGAAaagggagaggaggggaagaaaaagaaagggaaGAAGGAAAGGAAGACGGAAACGTCTGAAGACGAGGCCGCTGCACCACTAGAAGACGACCTGAGCTTGTCAGAGTCCCcgatggacgatgctgcatcgacgGATACCGCGGTAAAGTCAGCTGAAAAAGCCCGTTTGGACGACAAAGGCAAACAAAAGAAAGGGAAGTGGGAAGTAAAGCTGCAGGGCATTAAGGACCTCATCCATGACAAAAAGAGCAAAAAGCCAGACGCCACGCAGAAAGAAAGCAGCCTCCAGAAACTAAAGAACCTCACCTCTAAAGTCAAAGAGGACGCTGCTCTACATTCAGACTCCAGTGATAGCTCCACCCTACATAAGAAGGCCAAGAGCAAAGGGCAGGAGAGCACGCCAGCACCACCCAAAGTCCCGTCTTCCTCCACATCCTCTTCGTCCTCCTCGTCCTCTGTCACAGCAGCTAGCAGCACCAAGCTGAAGGAGGATGAGGTGGCTAAAGAGGAGGTATTGGGGCAGAAAGATGCCACGGCCTCCACTAATTTATTTGAAAAGTTCTTGTTAAACTGCGAGGCCAAGGACCGGGCCCCCCGCAGGCCGCAAGTGCATCAGCCTGCCGCAGAGAAGATCAGCAGCAAACCCACAAAG CTAATAGGAAAGATTGAGAAGATCCCCAAGACAACCAAAGAGTCTCCAGCTCAGAAACCAGAACCTGAGAAGATGGAGAAGACCAAGCAATCAGATG TCTCCAGACCCGGCCAGAGTTACGGCTTCAGCCTGGACAGTGACGAGAGGGAGGCAGAAGAGTCTACAGCAATGCAGAAGCCGGGAGAGGATTCccgggagaggaaggagaggccAGAGGAGGCGCAGCGGCCCAGCTGGGAGAGGAAGACCCCAACAGAggacaggaggaagaggagagaggacagtgaGCCCAGACTCTTCATGGCATGTGATGACGGTCAGGACAACCAGGACCCACCAGAGGGCGCTGACAAATCTG ACAAAGGCCCAGCCACTTTGAGTCTAGGAATGGACCTCAACCTGGACTGGATGACTCTGGACGACTTCCAGAAACATCTGAACGGGGAAGATGAGATCCTGTCAGGTCCACCGTTATCACCCA GTGAGTTGCGGGATGCTGTGAAAAGTGGAGATTACATGGCTGTGAAATTGGCACTTAATTCCAAAGAGGACTACAATCTGGACCAAGAG GCTTGTACTATTGATGAGACGAGGTCATTTGAAGGAGAGAGGCGCTTGATTGAAGAGAGAAGTTCGAGCGATGCTCTTAGGTTGACTTCTAACCTTGACAGTGCAAGAAATGAAGAGGGTACTCCAAGAGTAAAAGACAATATCCCACAAGATTTGGATTGTCCAAAAGATGGCGAAAAAATGCCAAGCTGCCTTGTAAACACTGAGCAAGTGACACTGAGGGAAAATGAAAAGGTCCAAACAGGTGGAAAGGATATAACTGAATCCAAAAACGCTGCTTGTGATTCAACTACCAAACAGGAAAGTCAAGGAAAAGAAGGTCCGAAGCAAGCAAAGGAAAACGCAATGTCAGACGACACAAATGGTGGTTTATCAAGTAAAATGAGTTTGCACTTTGATTATTCCAATCTAAACAGAAATGCAGAAGGGATGCTGACAGGGGACGATGACAAAATGGAACCAAAGGGCGTAGCTAACGAGCAAAGGTCCCATGGGGAAGCAAATGACTCAAGTGATGAGGCAGAGCATGTGATGGCAGGTCACTCAGATGGTACAGATCAAGTTCTGTCTGAGTCGGGCACAAAGGAGATTCCTAAAAGGCGCGGCAGGAAATCTGTGGACAACAAACAACCAACACGATCCAGTTCAAGGACCTGTAAGAAAGTGTTTGAAACAATACCTAGCACAGTGGGTGACGAGAGAAAAGAGACAGGAAAAAAGCACTTCTGTTTATATTGCAAAATGGCTTTTACCCAACTTGCAAAGCACTTAGAAAAGAAACATGCAGAGGAAATAGATGTTGCCCATGCAATACACTTTCCCAAAGGTTCCAAAGTTAGACAGTCTATGCTTGACCAAATTCGCAATAAAGGAGATTATGAACATAATTGCCAAGTTCTCAAAAGTGGCGAGGGGGAAATTGTGACCAAGAAACAGGTTAAAAATCCCAGCGTATCGGTTCGTGACTTTCTGCCTTGCCAGCACTGTTTTGCTTTTTATCGGAAAACTGATTTATGGAGACATGAGCGGTCATGTAAGGCCAGAAAAGGAGATCAGAAACCCTCTGACGGGACAAAAAGAAGCAGAGTCCACAGTGCTGCCTCCCGGCTGCTTCCAATGTCCGAGTTCTTAACTGGAGGCTGTGAGGAAATTATTCACATCATGCATCAAGATGACATCTCGAGGCACATCAGAAATGACCCACTTATTTGTAAATATGGCAATGCGTTGTCTGCTAAGTATGACCATGACAAGTCCCAGTTTGCTTATATTGCACAAAAGATGAGGGAACTGGGTAGATTCGTGGTGGCTGTAAATGAGATAGACAAGAGTGTGAAGTACTTGCATGAAATATGTCTACCATCCAAATTTGAATTAGCCGTTGAAGGGGCCAAAAAAGCTAGTGGTTTTGACCCCAGTTCCAGTAAGTTTAAAACCTTTTCCCTTGTCACAAAGATCGGCTACTCTTTGAAACGAGCTGCAGAAATAGCTTTTGGGGAAAGTCGCATGACAGAGGACAGTGAAACTGAAAGTGAAGTGAAAAAGTTCATACAACTTCTTGATACAAAATGGAGTGAGTGTTTTTCTCGCAAAGCTCTTGCATTATCTCTAAAGCAAGAAGTCAAGAAAGTGGAAGTAGACAAATCAACTGTGACAGAAGATTTGATAAAACTCCACAAGTTTATCACaggggaagaagaggaagctAGGAAGGAGTTGAAAGAAAGTCCTAATTTGTCAACATGGAAAAAGCTCAGCGAGGCCACTCTGGcagatgtgtgtctgtttaacaGAGGAAGGGTAGGAAATATTGGTAGAATGCTCTTGCAAACTTACACTTGCAAAAAGAGTAGGGGTACATTTGTGCCCTCTGCCGATCAAATAAGGAAAAGCACAAAATTGGAGCTTGACCTTGGTAGCAATTTCACCAGGTTAGAACTAGAGGGTCAGTATGGGAGGAACATGCTGGTTATGCTAACAGAAAGGATGGTTTTGTCAATCGACTTACTCATTGAAAATCGAGAACAGGCGGGTGTGTCGAAAACAAACCCATACCTGTTTGCACGGACTGAAGGTCCATCCTTCATCAGAGGATTGGATTGTTTCCGAAGGTCTGCAATGGAATGTGGAGTTAAAAACCCAGAAGCACTTTTGTCCTCATCGTTAAGAGAGCAAATTGCCAGCTGCTGGCAGCTAATGAGCCTCAGTGAAGGCGAAGTGGATCAAGTGGCCAAGCTGTTAGGAAAGAGCAACGAGGAGTGTTACAGCCTCTCAAAAAATGCATCACAGCTGGAGGAAGTGAGCAAACAACTTCTCAAGATGGATCGAACACTGCCATCAGATTCACCCAGCACTGCAAGTGATG GAACTGTGCAGAAGGCCACTTTAAAGAGAAGACCTTGGAATGAGAGGGAGCAGGCTGCAGTGAAGCGTTACTTGAGTGAATTTATCACTGGGCTGAAGGTTCCAGGCAAAAAGGAGTGCAATGCTTGCATAGCTGCTGAACCAGATCTTGGTGGAAGATCTTGGACGGATGTCAAAAACTATGTACACAATACTCTACAgacgataagaaggagaaataACCAGCATACGTCTGAAGGGAATGTAAATGTGAGTCCAATGGATCCAAAAGCTGGAGTGCAAACCACAGAGAAAGATTTGGAAGACTCAAACATCGTCTGTAGTCTGACAACAGTGCATCCAGATCACCTGAGGGAAAGTTCACATTGTTGTATGACAATGGCTCCAACCAACTTCCCCCAAGAGATCACTTCAACTTATACATCCTTGTGTTCTACTGGTGCAAACATGATCCATACAGGTCAACCGTTGATTTCTACTTTCACACCATTGAATGCCACGGATACACAAGTGGTTCCTACATTTACTCCACACAACACTACAAATGCACTAATGCCTCCTCCTTACACATCAGAGAACAACATAATTATGCCATTGTCTCCGTCTTATACGCAGAATGCCACAATTATGCCACCATCTTCTGTGTATATACCCCAGGACACTACAGGTTCAACAATGATTCCTAATTTTGCCACCTTTACTGCTCCAAGCACGTCAATGGTTCCTACATTCACAAGTGCACCAATGGTCCCTGAATTCTCAGCACTAAATGACAGAAGTAGGCCTATCATTTCTTCATTCACACCTCTGAACCATTCAAGTGCACCAGCTTACCCCACAGGCCCTTCACCATGTAGGGCCC